One genomic region from Entelurus aequoreus isolate RoL-2023_Sb linkage group LG14, RoL_Eaeq_v1.1, whole genome shotgun sequence encodes:
- the LOC133664516 gene encoding zinc finger protein 568-like → MQEESVPAGEQQCAKCGSKLSLPPTDVPGSPSRCPSCPDDAVVVVNGEPAQKSAPSDPLDCSVCGKTFISSANLTSHLASHNKEKRFRCNTCGKFFYQPSHLLAHEAIHRGDRPFKCPECGKTFGRASHLKTHQRLHTGEKPFKCSFCNKAFAQKAGLLSHIRIHTGEQVFKCDVCGDTFTSLPLMLSHKNEEAARLGRAPPALPAPAPARAAVAATADDIKCGLCCRTFIHSSYIRLRVHLQKGLRPYHCKVCNKTFVKMDTFISHCEKHLKQKGEKSDEESVVKPPIFIPLSKPPPPSSSDVAQPLPSSDVATHFKAKSKS, encoded by the coding sequence ATGCAGGAGGAAAGTGTCCCAGCAGGTGAGCAGCAGTGCGCCAAGTGTGGATCCAAACTCAGCCTACCTCCGACGGACGTACCTGGCAGCCCCTCCAGGTGTCCGTCCTGCCCAGACGACGCCGTCGTCGTTGTCAACGGTGAGCCGGCGCAGAAGAGCGCCCCCTCGGACCCTCTCGACTGCTCTGTGTGCGGCAAAACCTTCATCTCTTCGGCCAACCTGACCAGTCACCTGGCCTCCCACAACAAGGAGAAGAGGTTCAGGTGCAACACCTGTGGGAAGTTCTTCTACCAGCCCTCCCACCTCCTGGCTCACGAGGCCATCCACCGAGGCGACAGGCCCTTTAAATGCCCGGAGTGCGGCAAGACGTTCGGCCGAGCGTCGCACCTGAAGACGCATCAGCGGCTTCACACGGGCGAGAAGCCCTTCAAGTGTTCCTTCTGCAACAAGGCCTTCGCGCAGAAGGCGGGGCTGCTCTCGCACATCCGCATTCACACGGGCGAGCAGGTCTTCAAGTGCGACGTGTGCGGCGACACTTTCACCTCTCTGCCATTGATGCTCTCACACAAGAACGAGGAGGCCGCTCGGCTGGGGAGAGCACCGCCTGCACTGCCCGCGCCCGCGCCCGCTCGGGCCGCCGTCGCCGCCACCGCCGACGACATCAAGTGCGGCCTCTGCTGCCGCACCTTCATACACTCCTCCTACATCCGACTGCGCGTACATCTGCAGAAGGGGCTGCGGCCATACCACTGCAAAGTGTGCAACAAGACCTTCGTCAAGATGGATACTTTCATCAGCCACTGCGAGAAACACCTGAAGCAGAAAGGGGAGAAAAGCGATGAAGAGAGCGTGGTCAAACCTCCCATTTTCATCCCTCTGTCCAAGCCGCCACCGCCGTCGTCGTCGGACGTTGCTCAGCCGTTGCCCTCCTCTGACGTCGCCACTCACTTCAAGGCCAAATCCAAAAGCTAA